A region of the Vigna unguiculata cultivar IT97K-499-35 chromosome 9, ASM411807v1, whole genome shotgun sequence genome:
aactttaaatatGTAGCACTTACTTTAAATAAGTGATGTTTacttattttactatttttttccaatccaaataaattttttaaatttaaaaaataatttaattaaatttttaacttcctataaatttgaatattactAACAACTACCCTATTACGTCATCTTTCGAGAAAATTCAATGacaaaatatttagataaaaaaatattataaatgtttaatagaacaaatatctttaataaaatttcaaatggaAATAGTCAATTTATTAAATACCTGAactttaattaagaaaaaaatgaaaagaaaaatcaattttttaaatgtacatttattgtttttaatccATTGTACTTTggaaaataatatgtttaattattttctaagttgtcaaaagcttaaaaaaatggtctaaattatgaaatatatttgcTGACATATTCATTACAGAACCGATATAACAACTGAAACCCTTATCAAAAGTttctaaacataattaaatgctAACCAGAAAGTTTGTTAGAACTCCAAACATTCCTTTGATTCCAAATGTAACAATTGCTTCTAGAAATGCCCTTGCCTACAAGGAAAAACATGCATGAAAGTGCTACATAAAAGTAGGATTATATCATATCCAATAAAACCCATTAAATCccttaaaaatgtaaaattaaacgaacattaactaaaatattgagaaatacaattttcatttaatttagtttgacaaaccaaatttaattaagtacaaatatttcaaatttatattaatttctcTGGAAATTGTTAGTAATACATTCTTTTGGACAAACCGCCTAATAAAAATACACATATTTCGAtatgtttaatttcttatttaatgggatttattaatttttttagtttttgaataaattttaacttctaaTTAATAgggtattaaattttttttgaaagtaTTCTATTAATTCtccttaattatattaaatgaacaTGAATGAATATAAAGCTCTCCGTCCCCCTCTTTCTCTATAGAaacgaaaaaagaaattattttctcttctctttaatttcacctttttaatctttatctCCTTCAGAATATTGTATTTCATAGCAGTTGAGAGAACAAGAAACACTTTTATTTGAACAAATGTTTAAatgaaataagtttttatttagtttatagaTTAtcttagataaaaataattaattattataataatcaatttatactaatttataaattaaaaattattaataagtaaaatagtttttaaattaatgtctAAATTAATCATACACTAGATTGATCTTTAAATTGATTactaacattaactaccaaGTTTTTAGTTTTagctactaaaaaaattaattactaaatttgCTCCATTAGTGACTAACTTATATacaaatttagagactaattgtTTTGATAGCTAAAATTTTGGTAGctaatattaatgattaatttaaagaccaattcactatagtgaccaatttataaaatattttagttactaataatttttagtttataaatttataccTAAATTGGTCAGTGTagtgatcaattattttttgtcattaaaattggtcattaattttttttcttgtaatgtcttttttcttttattttctttatgagTTTGTCATCAATATTTGTGAGGTCAGTTAAGAAAAGTAATTACTCCAAGAAAATTCttgaataatgatcaattttagtaactcaacaaataattaatcattatagtgaccaatttataaattaaagattattaatatctaaaatagtttcaaaatattataattggtatctaaattgataaCTTCAATAGTTTCTACTAtgaattaatatctaaattggtcactaacatcaattaccaaggttttgactaccaaaagaattgatttttagATTAGTCTTAAATCagaaaattggtctctaaacatGTTTTTGATAACTAAAATTGGTCTTTAAGGTTTAAGTAGCTTTACTCCTTAAATTgagaattttgttttgaagttaaACGGtaagaaaagttattttttattttgatggaacTGTAGGATAAATGATCAAGATGAAGATGATTTAGTTAGTCAACTTTGGTTTCTATATGTTGTTATGTTTGGATACTTTGTTCAAGGTATCTAGGCTTTAAGTAACTTTCCTGCTTGGATTTAGAAATTTTTTCTTTGAAGATAAACAATGCAAGTTGTGTTGGGAATtcaagtatgagtctaagttccacattgagtaaaaatgaggaagttgagcaccatataaggatgaagacctATAAACACATTGTCTCAAGGTTTTGGATTAAAGGTGATGTCAATCCCTTATGTGTGGATTAAGCTtatgtctcattggtgttgtatctcccctgTGATCTCTCTTGAAAGAATCAACAGTGGTATCGAAGGTTTTGTGAACAGTGGTACAAGTAAGGGGTACTCGTGACCTATGATGCCCGGATACGGACACGACACGGACATGGATACGGAGATAcgacaaaattgaaaaagtataaGACACGGACACGacaatatacatattaaaatctaataattttatttcataataaaaaaaaacatttaaaatatcaaaatgttTGAGTCTTATATATGTTAATCTTCATCAAAAAATACAACTTCTAATTCTGGTTCATCGAGAGATAGGCTAGCAATATCAAGAATTCCATTATCATCCATTGAAAAATCATCTCCAGCAATATCCCACAGGCTAGTTTCCTTTTCCTTGTATTTTGAGGAGTTTCTTGAAAGAAGACGAAGATTACTGTGGACAAATACTAAATCTTCCGCCCTTTTAGGTGtcatcttatttctttttaaagaatGTATAAAAGAGTTGGTGCTCCAATTTCTTTCACAGCAAGAAGAAGAACATGGTTGTCCAAGTAGCTTAAGAGCTATATTTTGAAGTATTGGTGCATGAGATCCATGAATAATCCACATGACTTTGCATCCATTTTGCCTTTATCTCTTAAAGAGTCCTCATCTGCAAAATCTCCCAATTTACCTGAAAAGTTTGCGAACTCTATATTCACTTCTCTCCTCACATCAGCGTCATCAAAGTATctcttaaaacattttttcctttcttgaGTAAGTTCAAAATCTTTATGTGAGGCACGTCTTTGTGGGTCTTCACTTAACCATTCAGGACTGTAGTatctacaattttaaaaaagacataaagatatattaacataatattataaattttaataaaatatagtcATAAAGTAATTGAACTACATAATTACCTTGGACTTAAAGAATGAGCAAGACAATGAAGAGATGTGCTACTTTTAGTCCAACGATCAATCAATATTGAATTTACCACCTCAAAAAAGGATGAATGTTCAACTTCTGTCTTCCTTTCATGTTGGTATATGATCTTTCTAACATTTTCAATCATTGAGTCCCACATTTCATATACCAAGTGAAGAGTAGCCATATCTGTATTTGTTTTTCTGAGGACATCATAAATAGGAGCAGTAAAAGCAAGTATGTAGTCAACCTTCATTAACCAATTATCATTCAATAAAGTTTCTTTCATAAATTGTGCACTGTCCACATTGTCCTCTTTATAAGACCAATCATCACTAATAACCATCTCTTGAAGTCCTTTCTTCAAACGTTGAAACCTTTTGAGCATGATAATGGTTGAAGCAAATCTTATAGAAGCAACAGAAAGCAACTTGAATGAGTTGAAGGTATTGAACATTGACAATCTCATATAGTGCCCCACAATAAAGTTTTTGATAAATGTAGCATCATCAGCAATTTGTGTGATCCAAAAACATTCTTTATAAGTATCACTATTTCTTTCACAATTTTTTGCtgcacaaatatttttcaatgcaATATTCAATGTATGCACTACACAAGGAGTCCAGTAGATTGAAGGAAATTCTACTTCTATAAGCATATCTGTTGCCTTACATACAACTACATTATCAGTTATAATTTGTACCACATTTTTTGGTCCAACCTCCATAATTACATCTCTCATGTGTTtagcaataaaatatttgtc
Encoded here:
- the LOC114162861 gene encoding uncharacterized protein LOC114162861, producing the protein MSIPSHAIEKEDERKPLWRYVTKLRKTPGGGNNMIKCSLCDLSLNGSYTRVRSHLLKITGAGVRICPNVTTSKLAKFRRLDNEAALKIENSKKKKVSLPSVSNEGKQTNNDVNSKHKGPLEASFNIQARDTLDYEIARMFYSSGLPFHLAKNPHYRSAFSYAANTSNLSGYVPPTYNKLRGHLLAKERSHVENLLQPIRDSWNDKGVTIICNGWTDPQRRPLINFMAANESGPMFLRSIYGYGEIKDKYFIAKHMRDVIMEVGPKNVVQIITDNVVVCKATDMLIEVEFPSIYWTPCVVHTLNIALKNICAAKNCERNSDTYKECFWITQIADDATFIKNFIVGHYMRLSMFNTFNSFKLLSVASIRFASTIIMLKRFQRLKKGLQEMVISDDWSYKEDNVDSAQFMKETLLNDNWLMKVDYILAFTAPIYDVLRKTNTDMATLHLVYEMWDSMIENVRKIIYQHERKTEVEHSSFFEVVNSILIDRWTKSSTSLHCLAHSLSPRYYSPEWLSEDPQRRASHKDFELTQERKKCFKRYFDDADVRREVNIEFANFSGKLGDFADEDSLRDKGKMDAKSCGLFMDLMHQYFKI